In Nonomuraea sp. NBC_00507, the following are encoded in one genomic region:
- the murJ gene encoding murein biosynthesis integral membrane protein MurJ, whose amino-acid sequence MGVEPAKTGDDTAPAPAPVDATRTTGSLLRSGSIMAAGTMVSRVTGFVRTVVLAAAVGTQLLGDAYNTANTIPFALYDLLVGGLMTGVLVPLLVKRRARDADEGRATEQRLTTAASVVLLALALVAVVGAEWLIGLYAGGFTQPQFEVAVLLARYLLAQVFLVGLSGVLGAMLNVRGRFGAPMWAPVCNNLTIIAVGAAFLVVAGPGVEPTDITQPQIALLGLGTVAGLLAQVTVLALALRSTDFRWRPRLDLRGSGLGEAVRAGGWMLVYVCCTQLGFVLTANLTNRAGAVSATGEAGTGAGLSTYTYAYQLFQLPYAVIAVSLMTALLPRMSDHAADERWAELRGDFLSGARTASAAMVPLSLALAVVAVPLSQVVFARGATSAADAANIGRVLAVLAVGLVPFTVYQLMLRVFYAMGDTRTPAMLAAANLGVHAVLGMTAYLLLPPSRVVVGVAAGFMISYGSGALLAGALLSRRLSGIGARALLGTLGALYVAATPTAGAELFTVWWAAPHGPVAALIASSAACFLGLAAYLLIARAWGVQEIRLLLARLRRT is encoded by the coding sequence ATGGGCGTGGAGCCCGCGAAGACCGGCGATGACACCGCGCCGGCCCCTGCTCCCGTGGACGCCACGCGGACGACGGGTAGCTTGCTGCGGTCCGGATCGATCATGGCCGCGGGCACCATGGTCTCCCGTGTCACCGGATTCGTCCGGACGGTGGTGCTGGCCGCCGCCGTGGGGACGCAGTTACTCGGCGACGCCTATAACACCGCCAACACGATCCCCTTCGCCCTCTACGACCTGCTGGTCGGGGGTCTGATGACCGGTGTCCTGGTGCCCCTGCTGGTGAAACGGCGGGCGCGTGACGCCGACGAAGGCAGGGCCACGGAACAACGGCTCACAACGGCGGCAAGCGTCGTGCTCCTGGCCCTCGCCCTCGTGGCGGTCGTGGGGGCGGAGTGGCTGATCGGGCTGTATGCGGGAGGGTTCACCCAGCCGCAGTTCGAGGTCGCCGTGCTGCTGGCCCGCTACCTGCTGGCTCAGGTGTTCCTTGTGGGGCTCAGCGGCGTGCTGGGCGCGATGCTCAACGTACGCGGCCGGTTCGGCGCCCCGATGTGGGCGCCTGTCTGCAATAACCTGACCATCATCGCGGTGGGGGCGGCGTTCCTCGTCGTCGCCGGGCCCGGAGTAGAGCCAACGGACATCACCCAGCCACAGATCGCGCTGCTCGGGCTGGGGACCGTGGCCGGACTGCTGGCCCAAGTCACAGTGCTGGCCCTGGCGCTGCGCTCGACCGATTTCCGCTGGCGCCCGCGTTTGGACCTGCGGGGTTCCGGACTGGGCGAGGCCGTACGGGCGGGCGGATGGATGCTGGTCTACGTATGCTGCACCCAGCTCGGGTTCGTGCTCACGGCGAACCTGACCAACCGGGCCGGCGCCGTGAGCGCCACAGGCGAGGCGGGCACGGGCGCGGGACTCAGCACCTATACCTACGCCTACCAGCTGTTCCAGCTACCCTACGCGGTGATCGCGGTGTCCTTGATGACGGCGCTGCTCCCCCGGATGAGCGACCACGCCGCCGATGAACGCTGGGCCGAGCTGCGCGGCGACTTCCTGTCCGGGGCTCGTACGGCGTCGGCCGCCATGGTGCCGCTGTCACTCGCGCTGGCGGTCGTGGCGGTCCCCCTGTCGCAGGTCGTGTTCGCCCGCGGCGCCACCTCGGCGGCCGATGCCGCCAACATCGGCCGCGTGCTCGCCGTCCTCGCCGTGGGCCTGGTGCCCTTCACCGTTTACCAGCTGATGCTTCGCGTCTTCTACGCGATGGGCGACACCCGCACGCCCGCGATGCTGGCGGCGGCCAATCTCGGCGTCCACGCCGTCCTGGGCATGACGGCCTACCTGCTGCTGCCACCGAGCCGGGTCGTCGTGGGCGTGGCCGCAGGCTTCATGATCTCCTACGGATCCGGCGCCCTGCTGGCCGGGGCGCTGTTGAGCCGCCGCCTGAGCGGCATCGGCGCCCGCGCCTTATTGGGAACGCTTGGCGCGCTATATGTCGCGGCTACGCCGACGGCCGGAGCCGAGCTCTTCACCGTGTGGTGGGCCGCACCACACGGACCCGTGGCCGCGCTCATCGCATCCTCGGCGGCCTGTTTCCTGGGGCTCGCGGCTTATCTACTGATCGCACGAGCTTGGGGAGTTCAGGAGATTCGCCTCCTCCTGGCCCGGCTCCGCCGTACCTGA
- a CDS encoding GNAT family N-acetyltransferase, protein MSLPSSAQTPVVSLRVMELRDLPTVVGLHRADLSRGFFVELGDKFLSRYYRTFLTSPAAVALIAEVDGERAGFLVGCTDAAVHHRHVIHLERWRLARAGATSLLLRPALTAKFVRTRAQRYTRGIKRARDHQPVSTTESRRVGVLSHIAVRDDLRRHGVGRTLVTAFVNIAKVHSVERLQLQTAADNVSAQRFYEHLGWKQETEVQDPDGKMWISYVLEPR, encoded by the coding sequence ATGTCGCTACCCTCGTCCGCTCAGACGCCGGTCGTGTCGTTGCGGGTCATGGAACTCCGTGACCTCCCCACCGTCGTCGGCCTACACCGGGCCGACCTGTCCCGAGGGTTCTTCGTCGAACTCGGGGACAAGTTCCTGAGCCGCTACTACCGCACCTTCCTCACCAGCCCCGCGGCGGTCGCGCTGATCGCCGAGGTCGACGGGGAACGCGCCGGATTCCTGGTGGGCTGCACCGACGCGGCCGTACATCATCGGCACGTGATCCATCTGGAGCGGTGGCGGCTGGCCCGTGCCGGTGCCACCTCGTTGCTCCTGCGGCCGGCCTTGACGGCGAAGTTCGTACGCACTCGGGCACAGCGGTACACGCGCGGCATCAAGCGTGCACGCGATCACCAGCCGGTCAGCACGACGGAGTCCCGAAGAGTGGGTGTGCTCAGTCACATCGCGGTGCGTGATGACCTGCGACGCCACGGCGTGGGCCGCACTCTGGTCACCGCATTCGTGAACATCGCCAAGGTCCACAGTGTCGAACGCCTCCAACTGCAGACGGCCGCGGACAACGTCTCAGCGCAGCGGTTCTATGAGCACCTCGGCTGGAAGCAAGAGACAGAGGTGCAGGACCCCGACGGCAAGATGTGGATTTCTTATGTGCTGGAGCCGCGATGA